GTTACAGAGTAGTATGGGGGGGTGTCTGACGGGATACAAAAATTGTCAGTCTTTTAAGAAAGAAAGGAAAATCTGTCCTTTATTAAAGTTGTCCGAATTAACGTTATAAAGTAAcataaggcaaaaaaaaacttGGATCTATGTATATGTATCCAAGTATGAATGTCTTCTTTCGTGTCTGAGGAGAGTGTCTCGCATAGACGAAAGCGTATCTTTACTCTTAATTTCATTAATATGACGTGTCATCGCTTATCGTGGCGCGTGGAGGAGGTAAAGCGTATTGCACCGCATGTGCGCGCATCGCTGGTTTCTGTGCGCGCATAATGACTCCTGATCATTACGGAGCTATTCCTTCAGATGAGAAATCCCTTAAACGGTCTCGGTTTTGGACGGGAGCTATCCCCCCTCTGTCTCCTCTCTCCCCGAGAGCCACCAACCATTGCAGCCGCCAAAAATAACACTGGAGCGCCATTCGAACCCGCGCCTCGCCACAGAGAAGCCCGGCCGCAGGAGAAGgatcaaaacacacacaaaaaaggaAACACATCATATTGGGGAAGGAAAAAATTGTTCATTTAGCTATACTTGTTTCTCAATGATATCTTTTCAGAATGTGCTATGGTTTTTGACCCAGACTTAATTAAAATGGTCCATCATACTCTGGGCATTGACTTAGACTCATTAACTCCACGATTCATCAACAGATTAACACAATAACAGGCATAACATGCATACTAACAAAATGAGTCAAAACAAATGTATTACAAATGTGATCGCAAATCAGCAATTTAGCAATGCAATTACAAAGCTCTTAAAATGACATAGGGCTACATCATTTATGCTGCCATTCACTGTATAAAATTACTGAGTGCTATTTGAGTCAcgttttttattcatttacagACATTCTGAATGTCTGCAATGTTCAAcgagaataataataatgactagTAGTATATGCATCCATCTATTGAAtccatttatccagtacagggttgtggtaaggctggagcctatcccaggaggACTACGGCACCGGGACACCCTGGAAAGGATGCCAGTTGCTTGTGAAtagaaaaaagaaatatattttaaggcCACTATACTGTAgcattattgtatttatttcctGCTCTCAGTTCCCATATGCATCCTTTTAGAGTAGCTGAGGGAGGTGGGTACCTTCAGGTTGGTCAGAAATAGACACAGGTGAAAGCAGGACATAAGTAATATGTCGtctatttgttttttgtttgtttgtttgtttgtttcagcCCCCTTTATGAAGAGTCCACATTTCATTTGGAGCAAGAAATAACAATCTGTAGATATATGAAAACCAGAAACCCCTGCGGCCCTGCAGGACTGGAGTTGCCTACCACACAGATTTTTCTTTTGTCAGTTGAAATACATTAGCAAATTACCTGCGAGAAAATGCTGCCCTCTTGCGTCAGGATACTTAGCTACATCACAGTCACCATGTTCCCACAATGATTTTCTGAAAGGTAATCTATGTCGGCCACGATGTAACAACGTAATACAATTCCTAATCTAGATGTTTTAGTTCTACTTTTTAATACTATAGTACTGCTTAAAAGTGAAGATTAAATATGAGAGATTTATTGTCGAATGAAATTACATGCTATGCATCACGTTCTTATAAGACGTTGCCTACAGATTACTTAAACCAGCAGTCTACAAATTGCAAGAAAGCCTCTTGTCATGTGGCAGTTGCGCCACCCACCAAGGGTGAAGTGAGAAGGTTTCTTTAAACTGCGACTAACATACAGCAGACGATTTAGTTTCATGAATGTATACCGGAATTAACAATACCATGATTTTGAATAACATAGCACATTTACCAGACCACCGAGAAtatgaataggacaagcgggtatagataatggatggataggAGGATGGATGCAGTAGACAAATGCTATAATAGTGTATACAATCAAAAAAGGACGAGATAAAGCCACACTTTTAATCATTGGCATGGTTAAAAGAAAACTAATGATTTCTATAGGTCTAAACAAATTCATGTAAACCGTCACATAAAGAATACACCTTTTTCTGCATATTGTatcccagaaaaaaaatcattctgtTTAATTGCACTTGTTGATattgttctgacgagttgagctacctatcgagacgagctacctatcgagacgagctacctatcgagacgtgatattgagcctttctgcgcatgtgcagttccaccgttttgggattagggttaggttctAGGGGTTTTAGGGGTTctttggggttaaggttagggataggactatcgattagcactatcgattagcactatgctaactcgacaaagtagctcaacttgTCAGAACAATATTACTGGATATCGGTGCAATCATCAAAAGATGGACAAAAATTACGATGGAGAAAAACGCAAGATCTGCTTTTATTAAGCATCTCTGACTCATATGGCAATGGCTTCTGCGCGCTGTGATTGGTCAGAATTTAAACCCTACGAGGAGGAAGGTTGCTACGCGTTGACCAATGAAAACACGGCTTGTTCGGCCGGTTCCTTTGCGTGTGCAGGAACCGCAAGGACTTCAAGTATAATGTCCTCCCTGCAATTATACAGTTAGAAATGCCCCGCAACGGCCGATGTAAATAGGGCAATTTGTCCTTCATGTCGCTCTCAGCGTTGCTGTGGGAAGCGCCGATGAAACCGATTGCTTTGTCACATGTGGGTCTGTAATCCGGAAACGTTTGGCTTTTGTTTCGTAAGTAGGGAATGAACGACGAGAAAACATTGGGCAGCTGCAAGAGAAACTCTGGGTGCTCCAGGTAAGGAGACATGCGACATGCGGGGGTCATACGggtgatgtttttgcttttaaaattatatattttgtttggttactgcTTACTTAGAGAGCGGTTTGGGGTTATGCGTTTGGTGCCTTCGATGCATAATGTTTTAACGGTATTTGACAAGGACATCATTCAGGCCATAAAGTAACATAATCCATCCATGTCTAACGCGTTGACTAATCCGGTACTCACAATTCGTCTGATTATGCTCTTCTAGCCAAGCCGACCAATTTGTCGTGTCAGATTGCTACGAATGACAGCTGattaatgtaatttattaatttaattaatttattgacATCCAACTTTGTTTCCTTTGAGTTACAGTATTGAGCAAATGCTGGCTGTGAACCCCGGGAAGACGCCCATCAGTTTGCTGCAGGAGTATGGAACGCGGATAGGCAAGACCCCCGTGTATGACCTGCTGAAGGCGGAGGGTCAAGCCCACCAGCCCAACTTCACTTTCCGCGTGTCTGTGGGCGATATCAGCTGCACCGGCCAGGGGCCCAGCAAGAAGGCTGCTAAGCACAAGGCCGCCGAGGCTGCCCTCAAGATGCTTAAAGGAGGGATGGACGGGATCGGTGCAGAGCTTTGTAGTTCCGAAGGGAGCGGCGTTTGCATTGGGGCAGGAGAAGATGATGTAATGGGGGTGAAGGCACCCGTGGATGGAGTAAAGTAAGCAGAGTTTGTGGAGCTTCTgaattgttgttgttattgtatAGTGGATATTTATAGTAGTAGTTCAGGGTAAATACACCACTATATGACAGTGGGATTCCCATTAGGACTTCAATGAATCTTTAACCACTTTGCCTACTACTCTGTGGGCCAGACAGAAAGCAGGAATATTTTTGTTGACTGTAATTTGGCACTTTTAATCTCATGTTGGGCTGTCGAAGGGTAGCAGTGGTGGGATGCATTTGTTGTTTTATGTCTTACCGGTTTGGTGTCTGTGTATGTCGTGTGTATTTACTCCTCCCCTGGATACTACAGGACTCCGTACTTAACTTGCTCTGTAACTAGCAAACCTGATCTCTTCAGCTCTCAGCCAGACTTGAAAATGTCCAGCTCCACACCGCAGGCAGAATGCAATCCAGTAGGTGCCCTACAGGTGAGCTTGAGTGGGACGCTGTactgtttctgtgtgtatttattgatttaaatACATAGACGTAAGTGCCCATTTGTTTGTCATAAATATTAGTTTATACATTCTGTAGTCTGTTctacattctttttttttttaatcattcttTCATGTGTTTGTCACCACCTTGTAATTAAAACTGGTCACCCTGGCCAAATTGCTTGCTTCTGTACCCCTCCACCTTACCAACACTATCAGGAGCTGGTGGTACAGAAGGGCTGGCGATTGCCGGAGTACACCGTGACCCAGGAATCAGGCCCGGCTCACCGTAAGGAGTTCACCATGACGTGCCGAGTGGAGAGATTCGTTGAGATTGGTGAGTTAGCTCTGCTCTGGGCCCTTTTGCCCACCTTGGCGTGATATTTAAATGCCGAATTGTGTCATTATTTCAGCTTGCGTCTGATTCAGGGACCACGCCCCACCCCTTCTTCTCTTCGgctcccctcctcctcctcccccccccctccccatgcctTGCCGCTTTCCCAGGGAGCGGCACGTCCAAGAAGCTGGCCAAGCGCAATGCGGCGGCAAAGATGCTCTCCCGCATCCACGATGTGCCCATGGAGCTGCGGAGCAACCAGGAGGCCGAGACCGAGGACGACACATTCAACATGGTTAgcggcacggggggggggggctggcacgGGGGGGCTGGATGTCAGAGGGAACATGGTGTAAGAGTTTAATGCACAGTAATTCCTGTCTGTTGGGTGATTTTCATTCAAACAGGGCACCTTGCATCCCCCGGGTAGGTCCTACACATTGCTGGTGGTGATTAAGCAGTATGAGAAATGTCTTTTATAACAGCAGTACATTGTTCTTATTAGTATTATTGGATTTTGAAGTTAACTGGGGTAGCAGGTTAGCATAGAGGTTAAGGGTGCAGTATTTTGCCTGAATTACTCCAGCAAAACTGTTAATTGGCAAAAACAACAAGTCACTTCTCTACTCGATCCTAAGAGAatctcagacagtccacatttttgctccatccaaattgccagccaatcaagaactccgaatacctggtacaggtatTATTGaaagttgggagggagcaaaaatgtggactgctgGGGTTCTTTGggggactgggttgagaaacactggtttagactGAACATGTCAGGTCTGGCTGAATGCCTAGCAATGAAAGGGATGCCTATGGCACTCCTCTGTGGGGATGCCCCCGGCGCTCCTCTATGGCTCCCAGAGGGATGCCCCCGGCGCTCCTCTATGGCTCCCAGAGGGATGCCCCCGGCGCTCCTCTGGCTCTGAGGGATGACCATGGCTCTCCTTTATGGCTCCCATCTCTCCCCACGCAGCACATGAGCAGCCGGCTCGATGGAGGCAAAGGCAAAAATTTTGGCTGCACATGGGACTCCCTGAGGAACTCAGCGGGGGAGAAGATCCTGCAGCTGCGCAGCCAGCCTCTGGGGGAGCCCGACTCTAACTTCTGCGCCCTGCTGCAGGACCTGTCCGAAGAGCAGCGCTTCGACATCAGCTACCTGGACCTGGGTGAGCTCTGGCATCTGCATGCCATTTAACAGCTTTGCTCATGCGTCTCCTCTTTGCTGCGATATGGGGGAATAAAGCGGGCAGCCGTGACGTCTGGGTGATTTTCGGTCTGGTTTCACCCTTAATGCTTCTAACTGAAGGAGGTTCTTCAGCTTCTGACTTCGGAAGCTAGCGCAGGCCTTAAATCTGCCACTCGTACCGTAATTGCCTCTTGCCGTTTCTAAAAATACCCTGAGACTTGCTTTAAACTGTGGCACTTTGCTGTCAGTAAGTATAGCTTGTGTGTCACCACATCCACACCCCAGCCTTTAGCAgtaaatgtgcccccccccctttatatATTGGTGTTGAAAGAGCACTTTATTCATCCATGTAGCTGTTTGAGGTTGTTTTCTTTCGGCTCTCAGAGGAGCGCAGTCTGAGCGGCCTGTACCAGTGCCTGGTGGAACTGTCTACCCAACCCGTCACAGTGTGCCACGGATTCGCGCCCAGCCAGGATGCCGCCCGTGCCAGTGCTGCCCGCAATGCGCTGCAGTACCTCAAGATCATGGCTGGCGCCAAGTGATCGTCCACCAGCCCCTCCCACCCAAGCACCGCCCTCTGCGACCTAGACGTCTGTGCCATCCTTCCATCGTTCCAGCATGCCCGGGCTGGGTTTTCAGAAGCACATGTTGCCATGGCGGATATGATTTCCCCTCCCCTCCACCCTGGGTACTGCGTCTTGGGGACTCTGAAGAGAAGGGTTAGGGTCACAGTCAAAAAATTAGTGGGTAACTGAAACTGGAAATTGAGCTTGAATTCTTGATGCCCACCAAAACGATTCCCATTAACATCTTCATTGTTTCTGAGCTGGGGATTTCATCCTTCTGTTTCCATAGATAACGGTGAAGGATTCAGGGATGGTACAGTGTCTTGGAGTCATGGACTGCTAAAGATGTACATGCTCTCCATTTAAGAATGGTTCTACCCCTTTTCCACATTGGGCATCTtaggtcagtttttttttttttaacttttcatGGAAACAATATCGAtcattttttgtcatttttattcttccagcaaaactattttaaatgtcaaaactaaaacaggaGGTTTCAAAGGTTATTGTAGGTAGTCTGGGATTTAAAAGACACGGCACATTGATGCATTTTGGCCTCTTGTGTGATGGCAGTGTTTT
This genomic interval from Paramormyrops kingsleyae isolate MSU_618 chromosome 8, PKINGS_0.4, whole genome shotgun sequence contains the following:
- the tarbp2 gene encoding RISC-loading complex subunit tarbp2 isoform X2; this encodes MNDEKTLGSCKRNSGCSSIEQMLAVNPGKTPISLLQEYGTRIGKTPVYDLLKAEGQAHQPNFTFRVSVGDISCTGQGPSKKAAKHKAAEAALKMLKGGMDGIGAELCSSEGSGVCIGAGEDDVMGVKAPVDGVNSQPDLKMSSSTPQAECNPVGALQELVVQKGWRLPEYTVTQESGPAHRKEFTMTCRVERFVEIGSGTSKKLAKRNAAAKMLSRIHDVPMELRSNQEAETEDDTFNMHMSSRLDGGKGKNFGCTWDSLRNSAGEKILQLRSQPLGEPDSNFCALLQDLSEEQRFDISYLDLEERSLSGLYQCLVELSTQPVTVCHGFAPSQDAARASAARNALQYLKIMAGAK
- the tarbp2 gene encoding RISC-loading complex subunit tarbp2 isoform X1 — translated: MNDEKTLGSCKRNSGCSSIEQMLAVNPGKTPISLLQEYGTRIGKTPVYDLLKAEGQAHQPNFTFRVSVGDISCTGQGPSKKAAKHKAAEAALKMLKGGMDGIGAELCSSEGSGVCIGAGEDDVMGVKAPVDGVKTPYLTCSVTSKPDLFSSQPDLKMSSSTPQAECNPVGALQELVVQKGWRLPEYTVTQESGPAHRKEFTMTCRVERFVEIGSGTSKKLAKRNAAAKMLSRIHDVPMELRSNQEAETEDDTFNMHMSSRLDGGKGKNFGCTWDSLRNSAGEKILQLRSQPLGEPDSNFCALLQDLSEEQRFDISYLDLEERSLSGLYQCLVELSTQPVTVCHGFAPSQDAARASAARNALQYLKIMAGAK